One part of the Anopheles coustani chromosome 2, idAnoCousDA_361_x.2, whole genome shotgun sequence genome encodes these proteins:
- the LOC131267439 gene encoding uncharacterized protein LOC131267439, translating into MAPSKRSMAKGSTVLWRAPFVSCSMLLAFLAVAQFPFSDGYRMQRNQSSCYYNGTHFMEGSIVPTKEPCLMCKCTEKTLICALKVCPEQPIPPPRGCILVHKSGSCCPYLQCSKLNLALKNNGDRKKIHFLDYYEKAAQERLENPNSYLRRSDDDEVEDNGACIVNGTVYKSGSAMVSSSLCSYCYCINGRQKCVKPKCALPNQRCAPIFVDSACCPIRYDCSGKTPIKGNEIDQSTVSPNHVRRINNKHYQRMSDRRGYRSNGCTFSGHTYSDGEKMKSEDPCEVCYCIRGQRKCTPKKCAPPIKGCTPRVPRGECCAVRYDCKHGEPKPFGRKMEDEESFDFFSILFGPDPDAPKAEAKNATEIIETPVTEAAPVSTTSEKSFLDLLRAGLDFIDDAGEDELLLTSTPTPDGSTATSTESAPELQTVKVEIIQEPQAIYIEKPDFNFPVRKIPPVPIMFKPLPNIPVMLMNDTNFQKLEVDSLLKENPVDVSNSLIETTVRNQASTDILKDNVEDATAAASSPTIQQTISSSTTASQPTTTRVPTTVTTTEKAFTTTTSTTRITTTKSTATPSPTTTPGTTSTTTAPTTTTTSTTAPTTTTTSTTPSTTTTSTTSSTTTTTTVPTTTSTTATTSTTIAAPTTTTTTSTNKPTTTTTTTAKPSTTTTEQPITTPKSMVKVSSSETNQPKPQLKTGPSASLKEAHPQPITETTVSSTSTVPTKKDNLPAFTNISNATDPPKNGPKDLSKSSTAARPTPTTSGTTSTTTPAMPSSSQKTITTTPKSVSSTPVDVVIKIDQLVDKATVETILNSLNAKIEKVTKVTASEPISTTTIATKRPNNKFVGFAPEKIPTTVLPRITSTTSEPVVSTMTINDVTTPDVAEVHDSTTFVPTEASTVGKETTERITEEVSTSTTIESEEYSTVISNDVPLELSTTEDDASDATTDILYTNTQPSEGEQVELKADLLSTNSNNDTTTSIPPTTSSIPLKPITLSTRPPNPLKENNLLSVLLSGLSNIFDATKNDSGKPSNRNRTEYRPITPKPIPISGFHKASSIPSILESDVGSDYDEPTLPPSLPNLKIIPFLPADAVKKNDPLKPPKAATPTYTYFKNHPNNYPIVNDPYEVPTAYGLGNEHEILHPGLMYKTAVKPIGEYEYPYDPTINYPALTENYEIDAKNGYYNTKVIRDKYDTVDETDYDYDTDTIHKYSELPQKQDLFQNELKKFIPTKYEIPQEGSYVPVYDKYGVGYPEKNVYYTNHKELAYGGAKLDKVQASTDNPLFRIDGTDTSGFSPPTKTEGGFVPKEPSKETFYYESYATTPSPIELTTDDHHAKLPYNATPTSSYGATPVNPFIDVIRTEPAPPLMSLIEDKEKLLSFQTKPSPLEDRLDDPSAGGDDFEKQIISITTDANYLSSVSEHDAATRSSTPSKPNFTGFELNFPVSVDHSVEPVSPTPKPMKATGVEHEPEPSAMFSLENMLNYLLREEDPMNENKLRNSTRNEPASALSDGIPPFKTLPSRLTAVYDPSAGLEASLGDVKPPSDEELHDGTVTLKVESAKNDTKALYRPSLSDLPFLNPGFHTKPINAPDTESQNELDRYGYSAPEHRSDQYQVIAEGTPVVNTNAYVVNPVDINKLKQHHSEGTAEINMKSKVKDSVGILKLAGCNIYGRMYRVGRIISELSGPCLECKCTEVGVHCTPLTCRRR; encoded by the exons AATCCAGTTGTTACTACAATGGAACACATTTCATGGAGGGCTCGATCGTGCCGACGAAGGAACCTTGCTTGATGTGCAAGTGTACGGAAAAGACGCTCATATGCGCGCTGAAAGTCTGTCCAG AACAACCGATACCACCACCGAGGGGATGCATTCTGGTGCACAAGAGTGGTTCCTGCTGTCCTTACCTGCAGTGTTCGAAGTTGAATTTGGCGCTGAAAAACAATGGCGATCGAAAGAAGATACACTTCTTGGATTACTACGAGAAGGCCGCCCAGGAAAGGTTGGAGAATCCCAACTCGTACCTTCGTCGTTCGGATGATGACGAAGTGGAGGATAACGGAG CATGCATTGTAAACGGAACGGTGTATAAATCCGGTTCGGCTATGGTCAGTTCATCGCTATGCTCATACTGCTACTGCATCAACGGCCGGCAGAAGTGTGTGAAGCCAAAGTGCGCTCTTCCGAACCAGAGGTGTGCTCCCATCTTTGTAGATTCGGCCTGCTGCCCCATTCGGTACGATTGCTCCGGAAAAACGCCAATCAAGGGTAACGAAATCGACCAGTCGACGGTGTCACCGAATCACGTGCGAAGGATCAACAACAAGCACTACCAACGGATGTCGGACCGAAGAGGATACCGTAGCAATGGGTGTACCTTCAGTGGACACACATACTCCGatggagaaaaaatgaaatcggAAGATCCCTGTGAGGTGTGCTACTGCATTAGGGGACAGCGAAAGTGTACGCCGAAGAAATGTGCCCCTCCGATCAAAGGTTGTACGCCAAGGGTTCCCCGTGGCGAGTGTTGTGCCGTCCGATATGATTGCA aACATGGCGAACCGAAACCTTTCGGGCGTAAGATGGAGGACGAAGAATCATTCGATTTCTTTTCGATTCTGTTCGGTCCGGATCCGGATGCACCGAAAGCGGAGGCGAAAAATGCTACCGAGATCATTGAAACACCCGTTACCGAAGCGGCTCCCGTGAGTACGACTTCGGAGAAAAGTTTTCTGGATTTACTTCGAGCCGGACTCGATTTCATTGATGATGCTGGAGAGGATGAGTTACTTTTGACCAGCACGCCAACGCCGGATGGAAGCACAGCGACGTCTACGGAATCTGCTCCCGAGTTGCAGACGGTCAAAGTAGAGATCATTCAGGAGCCGCAGGCGATCTACATCGAGAAACCGGACTTTAACTTCCCCGTTAGAAAGATCCCGCCGGTGCCGATAATGTTCAAGCCACTGCCGAACATTCCGGTCATGTTGATGAATGATACTAACTTTCAAAAGTTGGAGGTGGATTCGTTGTTGAAGGAAAACCCTGTAGATGTCTCTAACTCTCTCATTGAGACGACAGTAAGGAATCAAGCAAGCACTGACATTTTGAAGGATAACGTAGAAGATGCAACAGCGGCTGCTTCTAGCCCAACGATCCAACAAACTATTTCTTCTTCAACCACAGCCAGCCAACCTACAACTACGAGAGTTCCAACGACAGTGACAACTACTGAAAAAGCATTCACCACTACGACGTCGACTACAAGGATAACGACAACAAAATCAACTGCTACTCCATCTCCTACTACTACTCCTGGTACAACCTCTACAACTACTGCTCCCACTACGACGACTACTAGTACTACTGCTCCCACTACGACCACTACTAGTACTACTCCTAGTACGACCACTACTAGTACTACATCTAGTACGACCACAACAACTACTGTTCCTACTACAACTAGCACAACAGCAACTACTTCGACAACTATTGCAGCTCCtacaacaacgacaacaactAGTACTAATAAgcccacaacaacaaccacgacCACTgccaaaccttcaacaaccaCAACAGAACAACCCATTACGACTCCCAAATCTATGGTTAAGGTTTCGTCCTCTGAAACAAATCAACCAAAACCTCAGCTCAAAACTGGGCCTTCGGCTTCATTGAAAGAAGCCCATCCGCAACCCATAACCGAGACAACAGTTTCCTCAACCTCTACAGTTCCAACGAAAAAGGATAATTTACCGGCATTTACGAACATATCGAACGCCACTGATCCTCCGAAGAATGGTCCTAAAGATCTATCCAAGTCATCTACAGCCGCAAGGCCTACACCTACGACAAGCGGAACCACTTCAACCACAACGCCAGCAATGCCTTCGTCATCGCAGAAAACTATAACCACAACACCGAAAAGTGTTAGTTCCACCCCGGTCGATGTTGTGATTAAAATCGATCAATTGGTAGATAAAGCAACGGTGGAGACTATCCTTAACTCATTAAATGCGAAGATTGAAAAGGTAACTAAGGTGACTGCTAGTGAGCCCATTTCAACCACAACCATTGCCACGAAACGGCCGAACAATAAGTTTGTTGGTTTTGCGCCGGAAAAGATACCGACAACTGTGTTGCCTAGGATCACTAGTACGACCTCAGAACCAGTGGTATCTACGATGACGATCAATGATGTAACTACGCCCGATGTAGCCGAGGTACATGACTCGACGACGTTCGTACCGACGGAAGCGTCCACcgtaggaaaagaaaccactgAACGGATTACAGAAGAAGTTAGCACTAGCACTACTATCGAGAGTGAGGAATACTCGACAGTCATATCCAACGATGTGCCTTTGGAGTTGTCTACTACGGAAGATGACGCATCGGATGCCACTACGGATATCTTATATACAAACACTCAACCGAGTGAGGGTGAGCAAGTAGAATTGAAGGCTGATTTGTTGAGCACTAATAGTAACAACGATACAACCACCTCAATACCACCGACGACATCTTCTATTCCGCTCAAACCGATTACACTCTCCACTCGTCCTCCGAATCCGCTGAAGGAGAATAACCTCCTCTCAGTACTTCTAAGTGGTCTCTCGAATATCTTCGATGCAACAAAGAACGATTCTGGAAAGCCATCCAACAGAAACCGAACTGAATATCGCCCCATTACACCGAAACCGATTCCAATCAGTGGATTCCACAAGGCTAGCAGTATTCCGTCGATCTTGGAATCGGACGTCGGTTCCGACTACGATGAGCCAACTTTGCCACCGAGCCTTCCCAATTTGAAGATCATTCCGTTCCTACCGGCAGACGCGGTGAAGAAGAACGATCCCTTGAAGCCGCCCAAAGCCGCAACGCCAACATACACGTACTTCAAAAACCATCCGAACAACTACCCGATCGTGAATGATCCGTATGAGGTACCGACGGCGTATGGTTTGGGCAATGAGCACGAGATCCTTCACCCTGGGTTAATGTACAAAACTGCCGTCAAGCCGATCGGAGAGTATGAGTATCCGTACGACCCGACGATCAACTATCCTGCCCTAACGGAAAACTATGAAATTGACGCAAAGAATGGGTACTACAACACGAAGGTTATCCGGGATAAGTATGACACGGTGGACGAAACGGACTACGACTACGATACGGACACCATTCATAAGTACTCGGAGCTACCGCAGAAGCAGGATTTGTTCCAGAACGAACTTAAGAAGTTCATACCGACCAAGTACGAGATACCGCAGGAGGGATCATACGTCCCGGTGTACGATAAGTACGGTGTGGGCTATCCGGAAAAGAATGTCTACTACACTAACCACAAAGAACTTGCGTATGGCGGGGCTAAGCTGGATAAGGTTCAAGCGAGCACAGACAACCCATTATTCCGCATCGATGGAACGGACACCAGTGGCTTTTCTCCACCAACAAAGACAGAAG GTGGTTTTGTTCCGAAGGAACCTAGCAAGGAAACATTTTACTATGAAAGTTACGCCACTACCCCTTCTCCGATCGAACTGACAACAGACGATCATCATGCAAAGTTACCGTACAATGCTACACCAACCAGTTCCTATGGAG caaCTCCAGTAAATCCGTTCATCGATGTAATCCGCACGGAACCAGCACCTCCATTGATGTCGTTGATTGAAGACAAGGAAAAGTTGCTTTCGTTCCAAACGAAACCGTCGCCATTGGAAGATCGCCTTGATGATCCAAGTGCTGGCGGAGACGATTTtgagaaacaaatcatttcGATAACGACCGATGCGAATTACCTGTCATCCGTATCGGAGCACGATGCCGCAACTCGTTCCAGTACTCCCTCGAAGCCAAACTTTACCGGATTCGAACTGAACTTCCCCGTGTCCGTAGATCATTCGGTGGAACCCGTTTCGCCAACACCTAAACCGATGAAAGCAACCGGAGTAGAGCACGAACCGGAACCTAGTGCTATGTTTAGCTTGGAAAATATGCTGAACTACTTGCTCCGCGAAGAGGATCCGATGAACGAGAACAAGTTGCGTAATTCAACGAGGAATGAACCGGCATCGGCGTTGTCTGATGGAATTCCTCCCTTCAAGACGCTACCGTCCCGACTGACCGCAGTGTACGATCCTTCCGCCGGTCTCGAGGCATCCCTGGGAGACGTGAAGCCTCCTTCCGATGAAGAACTCCACGATGGCACAGTAACGCTTAAGGTGGAAAGTGCTAAGAACGACACCAAAGCGCTCTACCGACCGTCGCTTTCCGATCTTCCATTCTTGAATCCTGGCTTCCACACGAAACCTATCAACGCACCCGATACGGAATCACAGAACGAACTTGATCGATACGGTTACAGCGCACCGGAGCATCGAAGCGATCAGTACCAGGTGATCGCCGAAGGAACCCCAGTGGTCAATACGAACGCGTACGTCGTCAACCCGGTGGACATTAATAAACTAAAGCAACATCACTCCGAAGGTACGGCCGAGATCAACATGAAATCGAAGGTAAAGGACTCGGTGGGCATCCTTAAGCTGGCCGGTTGTAACATCTACGGTCGAATGTACCGAGTAGGAAGGATCATATCCGAACTTTCCGGGCCCTGCTTGGAGTGTAAATGTACCGAGGTCGGTGTTCACTGTACGCCACTGACGTGCAGAAGACGATAG
- the LOC131267083 gene encoding rhomboid-related protein 2-like yields the protein MTDTRKPSKVVPGHRGKTAATGTATCQLAWIESDKRGQPELEREPFLSVAASDGSESSLECERLCDPRAAKKTRIFAIDLERGGAAKKGLDDTPESRAESTDSSTGSSPGTTRSNSSSSSSSNDDSHSDAKLVDKLRKVNRRKRKQTRTAKLLQLCQCCPWAVPWSLLIVSALQISVFIFNNNAIHQKLIFSPVKQYEVWRFVTYTFLHAGSVHLVLNIIIQILVAFPLETEQGHDKVLLVYFAGILAGGLGASVFEPTLMVGASAGVYCLLMSHIPHIIMNFKTLSYRYYRLLAVLVLCISDVLYSIRHCLTKGNLQPRIGVAAHISGAICGLLLGFAIYRSKVQPDSAGLIAVFRTLRYLAIALFIGWIGATVLYNLNRSHVI from the exons ATGACAGACACGCGAAAACCGTCCAAGGTGGTTCCGGGGCATCGAGGGAAAACCGCAGCCACCGGCACGGCCACCTGTCAGCTGGCGTGGATCGAGAGTGACAAGCGCGGACAGCCGGAATTGGAACGGGAACCCTTCCTGTCGGTGGCCGCGAGCGATGGCAGCGAGTCCAGCCTGGAGTGCGAAAGGTTGTGCGATCCGCGGGCAGCGAAAAAGACGCGCATTTTCGCCATCGACCTCGAGCGCGGGGGCGCCGCGAAGAAGGGTCTCGATGACACACCGGAGTCCCGAGCAGAGTCGACGGATAGCTCAACGGGCAGCTCACCCGGGACGACCCggtccaacagcagcagcagcagcagtagtaacGATGATTCTCACAGCGATGCCAAACTAGTCGATAAGCTGCGGAAGGTGAACCGCCGGAAGCGGAAACAAACGCGGACCGCCAAGCTGCTCCAGTTGTGTCAGTGCTGTCCTTGGGCCGTGCCATGGAGTCTGCTGATTGTCAGTGCCCTGCAG ATTTCCGtcttcattttcaacaataatGCCATCCATCAGAAGCTCATCTTTTCGCCGGTCAAACAGTATGAG GTTTGGCGCTTTGTaacgtacacatttcttcaCGCCGGAAGTGTCCACCTGGTGCTCAACATTATCATTCAG ATACTGGTGGCGTTTCCTCTGGAAACGGAGCAAGGGCATGACAAGGTGTTGCTGGTGTACTTCGCCGGCATTCTCGCCGGAGGACTCGGTGCTTCCGTCTTCGAGCCAACCCTCATGGTCGGCGCTTCGGCCGGCGTGTACTGTTTGCTCATGAGCCATATACCACATATCATTATG AACTTTAAAACTCTCTCCTATCGTTACTATCGCCTGCTCGCCGTGTTGGTGCTGTGCATCAGTGACGTGCTGTACTCCATCCGACACTGCCTTACCAAAGGGAACCTTCAGCCGCGGATCGGTGTTGCGGCGCACATCAGCGGAGCCATCTGTGGTCTGCTCCTCGGGTTCGCCATCTACCGCTCCAAGGTGCAGCCCGACTCGGCTGGACTGATCGCCGTCTTCCGGACGCTGCGCTACCTGGCCATAGCGCTCTTCATCGGATGGATCGGAGCCACCGTGCTCTACAATCTCAACCGAAGCCATGTGATCTAG